Genomic window (Theileria annulata chromosome 4, complete sequence, *** SEQUENCING IN PROGRESS ***):
atgtatatataggtaagtttaaatcaaaattaatatatcGGCATTATCTCTAGATTGCTAGAGATATTAGCAAAATcacaaaattaatatggACAGGATAAATACAGAGTTTTGGGTATATTAAACTTTTACAAGGTGAAAGGATATATTTAGGGTATGAATTTACCTTTATATAGCAATATCCTTTGATTACACctttaaaaattatgaattaaatacaCAAAATCTGTTAAATCTCCACCGTTTACTAAACGGGGAGCagatattattatatctgCATAAACACTGTTCGATTTAGAAAGTTATCTCTCAATTCATCTTATGAGGATAtatctaattaaatttaaaattataactATTGTAcaactaataaataatttatactgAATGCAATCTTGATGACgtattgataataatcTATACTGTGGGGACCGAATTTGtttctatattttatatcattacAGACTTGAATCtattaaaaacaataatCTTAATTCGTTCAATAAATTGTGATCtttgtaaatttttagTATACATATGCTCATCCCATTTATATCTTCTTCCATCGCATGctcatttaaaatatctaGATCGCTGTCTTTAGATTTGAATTAATTTCCTATAATCTACATTATTatgttaatttaaatattgttaGCTGGATCCTCTGTTTCGTGTAATATCTTAGCTTTAACTATTCATTTCTTACGGTTTTATGATTTcttcaaaatattatttattttcttgaatttatttattaaaaaatctattaaacattaatttataattgaaactttaaaaatataacagATTTAGCTAGTTTAACATAATTACTCTATTTTTATGATTCTCCATCATTCCACATCTTCGTTAGTTTATGGGACTAAACATTAAATTTCAAGATCCAATTTTACACctaatttatcattaatgtcattaattaattttaaacacaATAACCAActgaattaaattaattttgcCTTATCGGTAGATTAATTGTTTGATATAATTGGAAGATTTGTCGAAAAAGAGCTGTTCTAAGATGAAAGGAGATGCAGAACACACGTTGGACTTGCTGGAAACTAATTACCCTAGTTTATCCAACTTAATAGTCCATTTGAAGATGTACCTAACGGACAAGTTATACCATGAGTTAACTGGCTCTTTGATTACGTTAATGTCGGATCCTTCAGTCTCTTGTGACCACAAACTACAGGTTTTCGAGTCGGTTGTGCATCCGCTAAAGGATTCCTTCAATATCCTAAGCTTCTGTAAACTTTTGAAGCTCTCCTCAGAACTTTTGggtaatttttcaattcaGCATCTGTTGTTCAGACCCTAAATCAGCACTTGAACATTTGAGTAAATACGATAAGTTTATGCAAACTGATAGAGAAGCGTATATCATGTTACAAATCGCAAAAGTAAGCCAAATTGGATTTACTAATCAtagaaattatatacacatagaatataattgtttagTCATACCACTATGTGAAAAGTGGCCAAACAAAAGAGTGCGATGCATTACTGGACTCTGTTCGTGAGACTGTGAACAACAGTCTAAACCTGGATATTTCTGTACATAGCTCATTTTATCATGCATCCGCTTACATGAACAAGGTAATTTATAGTACATATTTTATGACATACaatttatgtataaattggttatattttaatactaGGCCACGAAAAGTTATTCGCAATGTTACAAAGATTGCATTATGTACCTGGCGTACACATCGATAAGTAGGTTTTACTAGATTATGTTCCCTTTAGACGACATTTCTGAAAATGAAAGGAAAACCATCGCCGTTACCATTACAATTTCATCAATTCTGGCACCAGATAGCTTCGGTTTTGGCGAACTGGTAATAACTACACAGTTAAAACAGTTTAAATaagtttataaaaattataaaattttataaacaaaattgtATTTTGGATTAGATACACCAACCCATAATTGAGCACTATTTGAAGGGAAGTGATTATAATTGGCTCTACGAGgttttactaatttttaacGAAGGAAACTTACAACTTTTCGAGGAGGCTTTGGAGCGTTTTAAAGGACAAATTACACACTCGGTATGACGATTCCGGATATTTAACCCTCctcatttaatattttgataataataatttcaggAGTTAAATGGTCATGAACCGGAGCTTAGATATAAACTAACTTTAATAGCTTTACTGAACTTGGCGTTCAGAAAGCCTAATAAACAGAGATCTTTATCATTTCAGGAGATAGTAGAGCACTGTAAAATCCAAATGGACGAAGTAGAGCCCTTTATACTCAAGGCACTGGGTTGTAACCTTATCCAAGGCCATATCGACCAAACACAAGGAACTATCCAAGTCACATGGGTTCAACCGAGAATTCTTGATACTAACaagttatatttatttataatcaaCATAGATTATTCACCTATGATAtagatttaatatataatagtatattattgatGTAGGCTGGAATTGGTCAGACAGAAATTAAAAGGTTGGATCAGCTCAACAAATGAACTTGTTAAGGGACTAGAACAGCTTATTGCAAATCCTTCCAATTAATCTAATAATACAGAATTTTgtgtattatttattgaaatGTCGTTTAGTTACTCAATCCAGTGAACTGGAGCCTGGTCAGTCCTATAACGCTGCGAAACTGTTACTTCTTTCGGTTCTAACACACACTTTTCTTTCAGACCGTATAAATAATCAATCATCCCAGTGTATCctataataaaatatttatattctcaAAGGTGgaattgtgtaaattatacCTATCATTGCGCCATTATCAATACAGTAACGTTCATCCATGGGAAACAGCTTTGCATTTCTTTCCTTAGCCATTAAATTCGCCATTTCTTGAAGCCTTAAATTGCACCCAACTCCCCCAACCAATAATATCTCATCGGAATCTATAACACCATTAAATGCCATGCATTAATATGGGTGAAGTAAGTAGAAATACCAGTAAATGACATGGCTCTTTCTAACATTTCAATCAACATTGCAAAAGTGTGTTCTTGGACACTAAAGCAAAGGTCAACTTTGAACTGCTCGTACTCAAAGGCCGAGTCTTCGCTCATAATAAGCTTCGTCTTGAAATGCTCAATCAAATCCTCGCATTTCGTTAACAGGCCACTAAGGGAGCAGTCCATGCCCTTAACTACAAAAGGTAGTGGAATAAGGTTCTTTGACGATTTCCTGGCTTGTAACTCTATTGATAAGCCTGGAGCAGGCTTATTTGGAAGGTGCAAGAGCCTTGCTATTCTGTCCAACACGTTTCCAATTGCTATATCAAGGGTCTCACCCAAAACCGAGTAAACTTTCCTTTTTTCGTCATAGGAGAGAACCTGGGTGTTTCCTCCTGAAACGTACAGTATTGCCGGCTTCTTATATCCACTCAGAAACCTTCCCATTTCAACGTGTGCCACGCAGTGATTAACTCCCACAATTGGTTTTCCGGTGATAAAATGTATAGTTTTAGCTGCTAAAGCTCCCACATGTAGTCCCGAACCTATACCAGGCCCCTTCGTGTAGCAGATCAGACTCAAATCTGATAAAGTTATCCCTGCCTTCTCAAGTGCCTCCATCAGGAGCGAGGCCATATTCTCCCGGTGGTGTTTGGAGACTTGTCTGGGCAGAAATCCCTCTCCATCTGGAGGAGAATACGTTCTTCTTACGTTTGAAAGTATCTCTCCGTCACCTCTTATTACGGCTATTCCTAATTTGTTAGCGCTCCCCTCAATTCCAAGCGCATGGAACTTTTTCAAGTAATCTTCAGAATATTCcttcatttatttaaaattctcatcaccaaaaatataatttaaacttCTTAAACAGATTAGTGTTTAAGGTTATTCACAAACTAATGATACAAATCTATGATACACATTAGATGAATTTAAAccaatttataaaaactaccatttttctaaaaataaaatacataatATAATGTGTAATGTAGTAggatgaaaaattaaaatctagaggaaaattatatgaatGATGAGGTTTTAGCTACAGGCTTGAAAGATTCCTTATAATCTCGAGTGGAATCAAGAAATTTAGTCCTTTCTCCAACTTTACCTAACTTAACAGTGTTTGAACTCAGAAAATCGCGATCTCGATCAAAGTGGTTCCAGGGCGTTTCATCCTTCTCATCTGATTGGGACTCAAGTAGGGCCTTTTGTTCAGCTGGAGTTTTCCCCCAAAGGTCAACTTGTTTATGACGTTTGGTAAACTCCTTTTCTATGTTTTCGTAATCCACAAAGAAACCCTGTTCGTGCATTTCTCTAAGGCTTAACAATTCGGATGCCTCCTCCACTGTTAATCTTGATTCTGGACCTGGTTTTGATGATTCCTTAGTTGGTTCTTCAATCTGTTTAGGTTTAGTATATTCACCTTGTTTACTAACTTTTGACCTTATAAATGGTAACAgttcattatatattgtgAGGAGAGATATAGTACATTCTGGAGGtcttttatattttgaaTCTAAACGTTCTAAATAGAGTGCTTTAGATAAGTGTCTGAGCTTCTTTTTCAATTGCTGATCCCTAACCAATGATAAATCAAAACATTCTCCCTTATCTATAGTTTCAAGAAAATTAACCAACACATCTTCTGAATCACACTTCCTTATTATATCTTGGCATATCCTCAGAAATTCACTCTGTTGGTATACATATGGCATGGATTCCACGCTATCTTCGTTGGATTCATTTGATATTGAATTTGTGTTAGAATCATCCCAGCGTTGTAAAAAACGTcttttattcttatttatCCTTGAGTTATTGGGTACAGAAGTAGAATTATCATTCGAACCATTGGGTTGGCTAGGAAGGGAAGAACCGTCATTTGAAGGCGATTGAGACCTTGAATTAGTGCGAGAGTAGGGATTACCGCTGGTAGTTCGGCTACTGCTTCGAGTTCTACCATCACTCATGGAACCATTTTCCCTGTACCTACTCCTGGAATGTTCATCTATTACTAGATCAGATAGTGATCCCACTCTTCTGGAGTTAACACTTGATCTGTGAGCAGTGTTCTCTATTCTACTGTTTCTTTGTGAAGAAGACATAACTCTATTGGTATTACGTGAATCTGAAGAGGATTGTAAAGTATTCGAATCATTAGAAACATCATTTTCATATGGTGAATTTGGCATtttagaataaaaatagGACAAACCCTAAAGtcaacaaataattattaaaatgtattacaccatataaaaattttattataatattggATATTTTCTCTTTATTTGTTCTAAGGTCCCCATTTGAAAATTCTACAAACTCATATACTAACTTTTATcacattatattatattaaaattttattttatagttTATTAGTGGGTCATTAGTGGGATTTGTATCATATTTGGACCTTAATAGTTGAAATGTCACTTTTACGTGTGTAATTTAGCATTTTATCGGATTTGATTcttattttcttttaaaaatgCCGTTAGATGTTAATTCAAACTTACGCAAACTCATCAGTCTTGTTGTTAGTTcacatttatatacatatatagactttatttttgttttccatattttatatactatttatatatattatattatataaaatattttatataacaTTTGTAGGATGACTTGCGTGATGTTGGATTAcataagtatataaatttgcCCAGGATCTGTGTAGCGGGGACCCAAAGCAGCGGGAAAAGCAGTGTTCTGGAGAGCATCGTAGGTATAGATTTCCTTCCTAGAGGGGATGGAATAGTAACCAGAAGACCTATCGAGTTTCGCTTAAACAGGCTTAAGCCTTCATCACCTGAGGATAAATGTAAACCCTACATAGTGTTTGAAGGCAATGATGAACGTTTTTACGACTTTGAGAAGGCTCGAAATCACATTCAACAACTGACAAACGAAAGAGCAGGAGATAAGAAAGGAATTGTAGATGACCCTATTGTACTTTCAGTTTTCTCTCCAGATTGTCCAGATCTTTCATTAATTGATCTCCCCGGAGTGACTAGAGTACCTTTAAAGAACAGTGATCAGACAGACGATATCGAGATGTTGACCAAGGACATGATCATGCGCTACGCCTCGGACCCGCGCACAATCATCCTTGCAGTGGTGGCTGCAAACGTTGATATGTCAACGAGCGATGCACTTCAGTTGGCAAAAAGAGCAGATCCACTGGGTGTGAGAACTCTTGGTGTTATTACTAAGATCGATTTAATGGATCAGGGAGCAAGCGCACTTTCGATGCTTCAAAATGATGAAGTGCCATTAAGACTAGGGTACACAGGAGTTAAAAACAGGTCACAAAAGGATATCTCAGATGGAGTAACGATAAAGCAAGCAATAGAAGTAAGTTTCTATACGATTACAAtcacacattttatatacaaaataattaatgatttagAATGAGACCAAGTTTTTTAATGAGCACAAATTATATCGTACTCTGAACCCAAGCCTTTGGGGGATAGGCTCACTCGTTGATAAATTGACAAATGTTTTGCTAAGACACATTTCGACAGTTTTACCGGAACTTAAGCTTGAGGTTTCTACAAGGCTTAAGACCGTCAGAGATAGGCTGGAACAGATGGGAGATAAGGCACCAACTGACCCGAAGGAGCGCATCGAGCTTTTGTGGCAGTTGATCAGTGAATTTTGCGAAATGTTCAGCGGTACAATAAAGGGACGTTTCGTAAGCAGACTCCACGAATTTCTCGACGCAGACGCAGTTTCAAGCGTCCAAATAAGGGGAATATTCAACGACCTCCTGGACCACTTCATGACAGTGGACGTCTTTGACAAGGTTTCAGACCTTGAAATCGACCAGGCAATAAGAATCCACGAAGGAGATTCGCTTCCAGGATTCCCATCACCAGATACATTTGAATACCTAATGCTACCACAATTACAGAAAATAGTGCCATCAGTTCAAGACTGTTtaggtatttttatttattactagTCAAAAAAGATTTTTCTCTTTAAATTAACAGAAATAACACAATGTGTAGATAAAGTGCATATGACATTGGAGCTGTTGAGTTTTAAAGTGGCTGAGAAAGTTTTTGGACGCTTTCCCTCACTGTGTGTGAGGGTCCAAAGCCTGAGTCAGCAACTTTTCAACGAAGAAAAGGAGAAAACACGCGAGATTCTAGACCAATACATTGAAAGCGAAACGCTGTACATATTCACAAACGACTCAAAGTATATGATTGAGAAGGAGGAAAAACAACCAGAAGAAAATCAAACCTATTTAGACAAGGCAACACAGATGAGTCAATCAACAGTTAACGCAGTCTCTACAACAATTGATAATTTCAGAGGAAGAAAGACCAGATACAGTCCCGCATTCATTCAGGAGTTCAGAAGACGCCTCAACGTCTACTTCTCAATAGTACTTAGAAATGTACGAGACTCAGTTCCAAAGATAGTCGGCCATTTCCTAGTCAGAAAGAGTCAGAAGAATATGCATTATAAGATATATACTCAACTTAGTCAGCAAGAGGACCTTGAGCAACTCTTTGGTGAGCCAGACCACGTTGCACATGAACGCCAAATACTCAAGGAACAAGCTTCAGTGCTCGCGAAGGCaattagtataattaacAAAGATTTCTCTAAAGGAAATGATTTCGACCAGAGTCTAGAAAGAGATATTATTACATCATCAGCATCATATGCCTCAgtattgtataaaaataagaCTTTGGCAAACACAACTAGTATTTCAACAGCACCCTCAATCCAAAACTCAGTTGAAAACGTGACAAAAGGAAGATTTGATGGTGTTACAGATAATGTAAAAGGGGTGGAGGAGGCTGGAAAGAGTAATCTCAACAGTGTAAATAGTGTAAAAGAAATGGACAGAATGAATTATAGGTTTACTAGTCCATCGCATCACGCAAACCCAGTAAATATACAAAGTAAACTCGTGAGGAGTAACCTCTCAAATTTAGGATCAAATATAGTTAACGGGTTTAACAATCTAGCCGTATCCAAAAAAACGCCTTCCAATAATCCTCTGTTCgattaaattcatttttcatattttaaatattttgtacactataatattctacaaaataatatatatgatGGTAATTCCTCCCCTAAATAATGCCTTGTAAAAAGTGTGAATCAAAGTTGTCGAAATTGGCAACTCCCGACGTAAAGAGGGACGGTAATTCCACACCCTTTACAGATTTTTTTAGGAAACAGATGCGCAATAGGTgttaacaaattaattgaaaagAAGGCAAAAAAGGACAAGTAATAAGATTTGATACCATTTATGCAATAAtacataaattaatcaatatatacctaatagataataataaatacattaatataatgGTATAGACTGGAAGCTAAGGGGAACCAATGCAAGATATGTAAGGTGTTTTTACATATAAATGGAAAGTATTGCAACGCGTGGTATTTTGAATGTGTAACAACTTGTGATTAGTGCTTATAAAAACGGAAGATGTCATATTTGCGGGAAAAAAATAGTCGACGTCTCGAAACATCTCATGTCACTagtttaaatgaaattaaaactataataatcaatataatataaatttctttattGGATATATATTAGATGCATACCCAATACATtggtatatataaatacagaaatagtaaattaaattttttataaattagaattttaattattgaaatcGTTTGGAATAGTCAGTAAAAAGAGTTTTATTGGGATTGATGAATACACATAACACTATTTACTCAGAAAACAATacataataaaatgttGAGAAGAATTTTTTGAAGTATTTTAAAccatttaaattaacttaTCCAGTGATTTCAGTTTATCACTCGGATTCACAAGAATAAAATTCCATCTTAACTATACcataattttgaaattattttaataaaatttaatcatAAAATAAGAGAAAATAGTAGCCAGTTATAGGCtaaaattgtatatttgattatataaaatagaaaataaaataaacttaATTATAGGCTGAAATTCAGAATATACATCAAGATAAGGTTAATAACGGTAGGAAAACTAGAAAGTCATGATTAGAGACTTGAAGAGCCGATTCGAGGGCTCAAAACCAGCGTTTGTAAACGATAAAAACTCAATTTTCCAAGATGTTAGAATTTTTTCGAAGGTTCCAATCAACTCGAAGAAATGTGCCAAAGTCTTGACGAAGATTTTGAGCATGCTGTCATGCGGAAACGAAAAGTTGTCAGAAACAGAATCGACAGAGATATTTTTTGGAGTAACAAGACTCTTTGAAGCAGACGATGAAAGATTGAGGAGACTAATATATCTGTTGATCAAGTTGTTGCCAGTTAACGAGACTGAAATCTTCATAGTAACGAGTTCGTTAACGAAGGACATGAATAGCCAAAACTACGTTTATAGAGCTAACGCAATAAGGTCCATTTGTTATATCATGAAAGGAGCAGTTTCACCCCAAATTGAACGATATTTAAAGTCATCGCTGGTGGATAAGCAGCCCTATGTTTCATCATCAACTTTGCTCTGCTCGATAGGAATGTCGCTTCGAAACTCAGAAATGCTCAAGCGCTGGTTTTCAGAAATTACAACATGCCTTTCAAACAAAAGCGAAATGGTGCGTTTCCACGCCACAATACTCCTGTTCATACTCAGGTATAATGATAAGCAGTCGATAAGGAAGTTGGTGAAAATGTTGGAAGATGATGGAGAACACGTTATATGTTTCATAATAAGATTTACAGTTTATAATTCGTCATTTGCAGAAGCAAAACCTCTGCTTCTTAAGTATTTATCACACACATCACCATTGGTAAAACTTGAAGCCGTTAAAGGCACTATATACCTTTTGTCAACAACTTTTGTATCTAAGGGTGGAAATGTCAAGAATGGAACAAAACACTCTAATGGCCCAGATGAAAGAGGAAAGGGCcaaatagaaaataattcaaatgACTATTATGAACATAACGATATCATAAATAGAGTATTTGAGGTgttaatacattttttaacGGTAGGAGACGTGTACACGTTCGCCTCAATGAGACAAATTTCCAAATTGGCACAAATAATGCCAGAGAAAATACATTCAGCCAACAAACAACTTGAGTCATTCATCACATGCGGTAATAGAACACTATGTTCTTTGGCATTGTTGACCCTATTGCAGACAGGAAGTTCTGACACTGTGGAGAGTCTGTTAACCCAGGCATCAACATTATCAGGTGACTTTAAGCTGGAAGTCACAAGAGCTATTAAACGACTTTGCATCTCACACCCAGACAAGTTCAGACATGTTCTCAATTTCCTGGCCGTCAATTTTAGGCAGGAGACAGCCTACGCCCCGAAGGCTGAGATGGTCGAAGCAACAATCCACATCGTCTCAGAAATCCCGAAAGCACGCACATTGGGAATTTCTAACCTCTGCGAGTTCATCGAAGACTGCGAATACCCTGAAATTAACTGTAGAATTATAAAGTTTCTTGGAGAAAACATACCAAACACATCTAATCCAACCGAATACATTCGTTTCATATACAATAGGTTGATGTTGGAGAACCCACTGGTAAGGAGTGCAAGCATTGATGCGCTTGAAAACATAGCGAAAGCGTTGCCAGAGCTACGAACGTGTATACTATTCATAATAAAATCGACAAATTCACTATGTAATTTTCAACTCAACTCTGATATAAACATGTCACAATATTACATAAGTAGTCTGGAGAACGGTATTGGTTCTATGGATTGTTTGGACATGGATGGTTTTGGTGGGAAATTAAATGATCAATCAAATGGTTTATTTGCAACCAACGGTGACTATAAAGCTGAACTATCTGAGTTGATGGAGATATATGACAGACTAGGAGAGGAAAAAGTAAATCTTTCCAAGCTGTTAAATAAGCTAAATGATAGAATAAATGGAGTTGATGAATCTGAGCAATTAGACTCATTTGATAGCTACATGCTAGAAAAGATGTCAAGTGGCAGTAGCACGGAACGCACAACGGAAAGCTTTACTGAAATGCAAATGGATCTCCCAGTAAAGAGTACTTTAGGTTTACCACCTGATATCATGGATATAGCTGTCACTGAGTTACATCCTACTGTAAATTTAAGACTAACTGAAGAGGAGGAAGACTATAACGTAATGGCAAAGTTATTTGTAAACTCAAATCATCTGGTTATTGGATTTAATGTAGAAAATACTCTAAATAATCAATCACTTGAAAACGTGTCAATAACTCTTAACACGACAGACTGTCAAAACTCAGAAACTTATACAATTGTACACTCCACTACAATAGAGCAACTTTCCTCTAACGAATCTGATATGCTGTATACAGTGTTGAGGAACAATTCACCGGGTAACGAGTATAATAGTCTTCTAATGGGAAATGTACaagtaaatttaaaatataaagtaGTTTGTCCCACGGAAGTATACGAGGATTCACTCAACATCAACAATCTACACCTCAACTTTTCTAGCTACATGTGTAAATGGAATTTGACGGAGAATGAATTCAGCTCACTATGGGAAAATTTAGATGAACACGAGGAAGTCGGGACATATAACTTACAGTTTAAGAAACTACAAGACTCTGTAGATGAAGTGGTAAAGTATATAGGAATGGGTGTGGCCATGgaaaaaaatgtaaataagATAACATGGATAAATCTTGCCGGAAAGTTTCTAGGAAAATATGAAGTGTTGGCAAAGGCCTCGTTTGCACAGCCAAACCCGTCGACCTGTATGTTGAAGCTACAAGTCAGGTCAGACAATCTCGTCGTTTCAAGATTATTACTATCACAACTTGAGTAGTTCATTTCAGTTCAAACTCTGAGATGGTTTTATCTGTAATTTTCTCACAATTTTATTGGAGTTTGGAAAATAATTCCAATTATTCATCGggttaaattattttgtgttaatttattttttaatttcgtgttaatttattttttaaaaatcatttttattttttaaactatatttatttttaaaaagaattaagttttttataaatacagttatactaattttgaaattgtGTTAACTCTTTTGATGGATTCCACAGATGGAGACACCAATAAGGCTTCAGAGAATAAGGAAATGACAGATGTATCTTCGCATTTCCAAATATTCGACGAGCCTGATGATGAATTGGAGGAATTCGATGAAATCGGTAAAATCCTATTCTTTTCATAtccatttaatataattatttattttccatgaattatttaaattcatttacaatttgtaaattaatttttagaaaatataGTCACTGTTGATGATCCCGAGATAGCAGATTGGAACGAGGATTGGGAGACTGCCGGTAACAACTATTCAAACCATGAATGTGTATAGGATGGGACGATGAGGACGCAGAGAGTGATTTTGTTaagaaaatattacaaGAACTGGAAAATTATCGTAAATCAcacaataata
Coding sequences:
- a CDS encoding 26S proteasome subunit, putative (Tap349h10.p1c.cand.98 - score = 20.01;~SMART PINT (SM00088) at aa 251-344, E()=1.10e-10); its protein translation is MKGDAEHTLDLLETNYPSLSNLIVHLKMYLTDKLYHELTGSLITLMSDPSVSCDHKLQVFESVVHPLKDSFNILSFCKLLKLSSELLDPKSALEHLSKYDKFMQTDREAYIMLQIAKSYHYVKSGQTKECDALLDSVRETVNNSLNLDISVHSSFYHASAYMNKIMFPLDDISENERKTIAVTITISSILAPDSFGFGELIHQPIIEHYLKGSDYNWLYEVLLIFNEGNLQLFEEALERFKGQITHSELNGHEPELRYKLTLIALLNLAFRKPNKQRSLSFQEIVEHCKIQMDEVEPFILKALGCNLIQGHIDQTQGTIQVTWVQPRILDTNKLELVRQKLKGWISSTNELVKGLEQLIANPSN
- a CDS encoding glycoprotein endopeptidase, putative (Tap349h10.p1c.C.cand.121 - score = 28.83;~SMART pfam:Peptidase_M22 (PF00814) at aa 13-296, E()=1.50e-68; pfam:TPK_catalytic (PF04263) at aa 220-313, E()=5.00e-02), encoding MKEYSEDYLKKFHALGIEGSANKLGIAVIRGDGEILSNVRRTYSPPDGEGFLPRQVSKHHRENMASLLMEALEKAGITLSDLSLICYTKGPGIGSGLHVGALAAKTIHFITGKPIVGVNHCVAHVEMGRFLSGYKKPAILYVSGGNTQVLSYDEKRKVYSVLGETLDIAIGNVLDRIARLLHLPNKPAPGLSIELQARKSSKNLIPLPFVVKGMDCSLSGLLTKCEDLIEHFKTKLIMSEDSAFEYEQFKVDLCFSVQEHTFAMLIEMLERAMSFTDSDEILLVGGVGCNLRLQEMANLMAKERNAKLFPMDERYCIDNGAMIGYTGMIDYLYGLKEKCVLEPKEVTVSQRYRTDQAPVHWIE
- a CDS encoding uncharacterized protein (Tap349h10.p1c.C.cand.120 - score = 27.98), coding for MPNSPYENDVSNDSNTLQSSSDSRNTNRVMSSSQRNSRIENTAHRSSVNSRRVGSLSDLVIDEHSRSRYRENGSMSDGRTRSSSRTTSGNPYSRTNSRSQSPSNDGSSLPSQPNGSNDNSTSVPNNSRINKNKRRFLQRWDDSNTNSISNESNEDSVESMPYVYQQSEFLRICQDIIRKCDSEDVLVNFLETIDKGECFDLSLVRDQQLKKKLRHLSKALYLERLDSKYKRPPECTISLLTIYNELLPFIRSKVSKQGEYTKPKQIEEPTKESSKPGPESRLTVEEASELLSLREMHEQGFFVDYENIEKEFTKRHKQVDLWGKTPAEQKALLESQSDEKDETPWNHFDRDRDFLSSNTVKLGKVGERTKFLDSTRDYKESFKPVAKTSSFI
- a CDS encoding dynamin, putative (Tap349h10.p1c.cand.100 - score = 60.93;~SMART DYNc (SM00053) at aa 6-253, E()=2.74e-90; GED (SM00302) at aa 550-641, E()=4.38e-13), with translation MPLDVNSNLRKLISLVDDLRDVGLHKYINLPRICVAGTQSSGKSSVLESIVGIDFLPRGDGIVTRRPIEFRLNRLKPSSPEDKCKPYIVFEGNDERFYDFEKARNHIQQLTNERAGDKKGIVDDPIVLSVFSPDCPDLSLIDLPGVTRVPLKNSDQTDDIEMLTKDMIMRYASDPRTIILAVVAANVDMSTSDALQLAKRADPLGVRTLGVITKIDLMDQGASALSMLQNDEVPLRLGYTGVKNRSQKDISDGVTIKQAIENETKFFNEHKLYRTLNPSLWGIGSLVDKLTNVLLRHISTVLPELKLEVSTRLKTVRDRLEQMGDKAPTDPKERIELLWQLISEFCEMFSGTIKGRFVSRLHEFLDADAVSSVQIRGIFNDLLDHFMTVDVFDKVSDLEIDQAIRIHEGDSLPGFPSPDTFEYLMLPQLQKIVPSVQDCLDKVHMTLELLSFKVAEKVFGRFPSLCVRVQSLSQQLFNEEKEKTREILDQYIESETLYIFTNDSKYMIEKEEKQPEENQTYLDKATQMSQSTVNAVSTTIDNFRGRKTRYSPAFIQEFRRRLNVYFSIVLRNVRDSVPKIVGHFLVRKSQKNMHYKIYTQLSQQEDLEQLFGEPDHVAHERQILKEQASVLAKAISIINKDFSKGNDFDQSLERDIITSSASYASVLYKNKTLANTTSISTAPSIQNSVENVTKGRFDGVTDNVKGVEEAGKSNLNSVNSVKEMDRMNYRFTSPSHHANPVNIQSKLVRSNLSNLGSNIVNGFNNLAVSKKTPSNNPLFD